From a single Streptomyces sp. NBC_00377 genomic region:
- a CDS encoding methionine ABC transporter ATP-binding protein yields MITTTGLTKVYRSRGRDVTALDGVDLHVREGEVYGVIGQSGAGKSSLIRCVNLLERPTAGTVTVAGQDLTALAGRGPRAGRELRQARSRIGMVFQHFNLLSSRTVRDNVELPLEILGVSGQERSRKALELLDLVGLADKAKSFPAQLSGGQKQRVGIARALAGDPKVLLSDEATSALDPETTRSILQLLRDLNRQLGLTVLLITHEMDVVKSVCDSAALMENGRVVESGTVSELLATPGSELADALFPVGGHATGEDRTVVDVTFHGEAATRPVISQLSRTYNIDISILGAAIDTVGGLQVGRMRIELPGRYEDNVVPIGFLREQGLRIDVVKNTAHQSALLKEGAQ; encoded by the coding sequence CGCTCGCGCGGCCGTGACGTCACCGCCCTCGACGGCGTCGACCTCCACGTCCGCGAAGGCGAGGTGTACGGCGTCATCGGCCAGTCCGGCGCCGGCAAGTCCTCGCTCATCCGCTGCGTCAACCTCCTGGAACGACCCACTGCCGGCACGGTCACCGTCGCCGGACAGGACCTCACCGCGCTCGCCGGGCGCGGGCCCCGCGCCGGCAGGGAGCTGCGGCAGGCGCGCAGCCGGATCGGGATGGTCTTCCAGCACTTCAACCTGCTGTCCTCGCGGACCGTGCGGGACAACGTGGAACTGCCCCTCGAGATCCTCGGCGTCTCAGGGCAGGAACGTTCCCGCAAGGCGCTGGAGCTGCTCGACCTGGTCGGCCTCGCCGACAAGGCGAAGTCCTTCCCGGCCCAGCTCTCCGGCGGTCAGAAGCAGCGCGTCGGCATCGCCCGCGCGCTCGCAGGCGACCCCAAGGTGCTGCTCTCCGACGAGGCCACCAGCGCACTCGACCCGGAGACCACCCGCTCCATCCTCCAGCTGCTGCGCGACCTGAACCGGCAGCTCGGCCTGACCGTCCTGCTGATCACCCACGAGATGGACGTGGTGAAGTCGGTCTGCGACTCCGCCGCGCTGATGGAGAACGGCCGGGTCGTCGAGTCCGGCACGGTGAGCGAGCTGCTCGCGACCCCGGGCTCCGAGCTCGCCGACGCGCTGTTCCCGGTCGGCGGCCACGCGACCGGCGAGGACCGCACCGTCGTCGACGTCACCTTCCACGGCGAGGCCGCCACCCGCCCCGTCATCTCGCAGCTGTCGCGCACCTACAACATCGACATCTCGATCCTCGGCGCCGCCATCGACACCGTCGGCGGACTCCAGGTCGGCCGGATGCGCATCGAACTGCCCGGCCGCTACGAGGACAACGTCGTGCCGATCGGCTTCCTGCGCGAACAGGGCCTCCGGATCGACGTCGTGAAGAACACCGCCCACCAGTCCGCGCTGCTCAAGGAGGGCGCCCAGTGA
- a CDS encoding methionine ABC transporter permease: MTWSQMQPLLSQACWDTLYMVGWSTLIAVVGGLPLGVLLVLTDRGGLLQNLVANRVIGQMVNVARSLPFIILMVALMDFTRTITGTTIGREAAIVPLAIGAIPFFARLVETAVREVDGGLVEAVQAMGGNTWTIVRKVLVPESLPSLIASTTTTIVALIGYSAMAGTVGAGGLGDIAIRYGYQRFETELMWITVAILAVVISLIQFAGDHAARSLHRRGGRSGPAPKLRLLKAEEPAAADISKVA; the protein is encoded by the coding sequence GTGACCTGGTCCCAGATGCAGCCCCTGCTGTCCCAGGCGTGTTGGGACACCCTCTACATGGTCGGCTGGTCCACGCTCATCGCCGTCGTGGGCGGCCTCCCGCTCGGCGTGCTGCTGGTCCTGACCGACCGGGGCGGCCTGTTGCAGAACCTGGTCGCGAACAGGGTGATCGGGCAGATGGTGAACGTCGCCCGCTCGCTGCCCTTCATCATCCTCATGGTCGCGCTGATGGACTTCACCCGCACGATCACCGGAACGACCATCGGCCGCGAGGCAGCGATCGTGCCCCTCGCCATCGGGGCCATCCCGTTCTTCGCCCGACTCGTCGAGACGGCTGTCCGTGAAGTGGACGGCGGACTCGTCGAGGCCGTGCAGGCGATGGGCGGTAACACCTGGACGATCGTGCGCAAGGTCCTGGTGCCGGAGTCCCTGCCCTCGCTCATCGCCAGCACCACGACCACGATCGTCGCCCTCATCGGCTACTCCGCCATGGCCGGCACGGTCGGCGCCGGAGGACTCGGCGACATCGCCATCCGCTACGGCTACCAGCGTTTCGAGACCGAGCTGATGTGGATCACCGTGGCGATCCTCGCCGTCGTCATCTCGCTGATCCAGTTCGCCGGCGACCACGCGGCCCGCTCCCTGCACCGCCGTGGAGGCCGCTCGGGCCCCGCGCCGAAGCTCCGCCTCCTGAAGGCCGAGGAGCCGGCGGCCGCGGACATCAGCAAGGTCGCCTGA